In Sphingobium sp. Z007, one DNA window encodes the following:
- a CDS encoding carbonic anhydrase, whose translation MPTSTVVTTSQPTPDEALNRLKEGNAAFVADQPKSPDISRERRLELAQGQQPFVTLVGCSDSRVGPEQLFGAGLGELFIVRTAGNNVDTAGMGSIEYSVMALKVPLIVVLGHEKCGAVAAATDVVTKDVRFPGSIGRMVEPIIPAVIAAQRVNDGDLVEQAVEENVRRMVERLQKFSEPMLMEPQRRGELKVVGAVYKLATGEVHWL comes from the coding sequence ATGCCGACATCGACCGTCGTTACCACCAGTCAGCCAACCCCGGACGAGGCGTTGAATCGTTTGAAGGAAGGCAATGCGGCCTTCGTTGCGGATCAGCCGAAATCGCCGGACATATCCCGCGAACGCCGCCTGGAACTGGCGCAGGGGCAGCAGCCGTTTGTCACATTGGTCGGATGTTCGGACTCTCGCGTGGGGCCGGAACAATTGTTCGGCGCGGGCCTGGGCGAATTGTTCATCGTCAGAACCGCGGGGAACAACGTCGACACCGCCGGCATGGGCTCGATCGAATATTCGGTGATGGCGCTCAAGGTGCCGCTCATCGTCGTGTTGGGCCATGAAAAATGCGGCGCCGTCGCGGCGGCGACCGACGTCGTGACGAAGGATGTTCGCTTCCCAGGCAGCATCGGACGCATGGTCGAGCCGATCATCCCCGCCGTCATCGCAGCGCAACGGGTCAATGACGGCGATCTGGTCGAACAGGCCGTGGAGGAAAATGTCCGCCGGATGGTCGAGCGGCTGCAAAAATTCTCCGAACCCATGCTGATGGAACCCCAGCGTCGGGGTGAACTCAAAGTCGTGGGCGCCGTCTATAAATTGGCGACCGGCGAGGTCCATTGGTTGTAA